GCCATCAGGTGAAACAGGACGTAACCCACATTGAGCACTGTCTATATTATATTGTGGAATCTTTAAACCCTCATAATACTGTTCTGATGCATTTGCAATAGCATCAACTCGTTTCTTATTAATTGTATGATTAAGACCAGACATTTCCATTGTGCCTGCAAATCGAGTAAAGTCCTTCATTGGAGTTACCGCCACTTTTTTCTCCATTAAAATTGCAGGATAATTGATTCCTGTCTCTTCTTCCATATTAATTCTATAGCCCTTACCTCCTTCCATTGGAAGTTTTAAATGCAGTTTTTTTGCCACAAGACCACTCCAAGAACCCGTAGCCAAAATTATTTCATCTGCCTTATAGCTATTTTTAGTCGTTATGATCTCCGTTATATTTTTATTCTTAATCGCAAAATCAACTACCTTTTCATTTTTAAGGAATACAACACCTTTTTTCTCTAAATGAATTTTCATACTACTCATTATTTCGTTTGGACTTGTATGAAAATCACATAAATAATGAATAGCCCCTTTTACCTCTAAACTTACTTTTGGCTCTATAGCTTTTAATTCTTTCGCATTTAAGACCGTAGATTCTAGATTCATACCCTCTGCTACTCTTGCAATTTTTGACTCTGCTTCACCTGCCTTATCTGTTTTGTAAAGCATGAGCAATCCTTTTTTTTCTAATTGAAATTGCCCCAAATCATTTGAATTATAAATCTCTTCGTACAAATCTCTACTCAGAAGGTTTATATCTTTGATCACTGGCATGGCTCGTTCAACTTTATATTGAGTTGCAGATTTTTTAAAATACCAAGTCCATTTTAAAAAATCTATATCTAACCGAGGCTTCATATAAAATGGACTCGTACTATTAAACATATATTTAATACCTTTAGAAATCATTCCAGGTGCCGCCAATGAAATAATATGGCTTGGTGTTAAGTATCCAGCATTCACGTAAGAAGCCCCTCCTGCTAAACCATCCATATTAGTTTGATCAATAACCGTAACCCTGCAACCTTCTTTCTGCAAGAAATAGGCGGTACTTAATCCAATTATACCACCACCAATGATTATACAATTCTTCACTTTCTATTAGTAGTTTAAATTACTTGAAACCCAAACGCATAAGGATCATCCTCATCAATATTAATGGTATTATACCCATAAATTCTTGCCCAACCTTGGATACTTGGCACTATTGCCTTAATACCATTAGCTAAGTTAGTTTCTTTTACAATACGTCCAATAAATTTACTTCCGATAAAACTTTCATTAACAAAATTTTCCCCAATTTTTAACTTACCCTTTGCATGTAATTGTGCCATCCTTGCGGATGTTCCTGTACCACAAGGACTTCTATCAATGGCTTTATTTCCATAAAAAACAGCATTCCTACCAGAAGACAATTGGTCTATTGGATTGCCCGTCCATAACATATGTGTTACATCTCTAATGGCATCATTTTCTGGATGAATAAACATATTGGAATATTTCTGATTAATTCTTTCTCTTACAACTTGTGAAAATTGAATAATTTTACTTGCTGTAAAATCGTGCACGCCAGAAAAGTTTTTTTGTGAATCTACAATGGCGTAATAATTACCGCCATAAGCTACATCAAAAGTGATTTCGCCTAATTCGGGACAATCAATCTTTAAATTTTCAGCTGCTAAATAACTTTTCACATTATTTAATTTCACCCAATCTACTTTATTATTGGTTTGTTGATATTCAATTTCAATCAAACCTGCTGGAGCTTCCATTCTTATTTTTCCAGGATTTTTTGGCTTTACTAATCCCTCCTCAATAGCAATGGTTATTGTTCCAATAGTACCATGTCCACACATTGGCAAGCAACCAGAAGTTTCAATAAAAAGAATGGCAAAATCATTTTCAGAATTATGAGGTTGAAATAAAAGACTACCACTCATCATATCATGACCACGTGGCTCAAACATTAAGCCTTTTCTAATCCAATCATATTCCTCTAGAAAGTGCTGACGTTTTTCACTCATATTGCTACCCTTTAAAGTTGGACCACCTTCGGCAATTACCCGAACAGGATTACCACAAGTATGAGCATCAATGCATTTGAATATATACTTACTCATTTTTTACGCTATTAATGTAATCAAGGATACTAGTCTCAAGAATTGGCAAGGTAACCGTTCCTTGTTCTAAAATTTTTTCATGAAATTCACGAATATCAAATTTACTTCCTAATTCTTTTTCTGCTTTTAGTCGTAATTCTCTAATTTTTAGCTCGCCTATTTTGTAGGATAATGCTTGTCCTGGCCAAGAGATATATCGGTCAGTTTCTGTATTTATTTCATGTAATGATAATGCTGTATTGGATGACATATAATCGACTACTTGCTCTCTAGTCCACCCTTTAGCATGTATTCCGGTATCAACTACCAATCGGCAGGCTCTCCACATTTCATAAGTCAATTGCCCAAATTTTTCATAAGGGGATGTGTACATACCCATTTCTTCGGCTAAAAATTCACAATACAATCCCCAACCTTCACCATATGCAGATAGGTAGAAATTTTTTCTGAATTTGGGAATACTATCTCCTAATTCATTATTTAAACTTATTTGTAAATGATGGCCCGGAACGGCTTCATGAACAGTTAACGAAGGTAATGTATATAAGGTTCTACTTTTCAAATCGTAGGTATTTACCCAATAATAACCAGGTTCTGTACTGTTTTTCGTTGTACCAATATATCTTCCTGCTGTATATTTAGGAGCAATAGCATCTGGGACAGGAGCAACCCCATATGGTTTTCTAGGTAAGGTTTTAAAGAATTTTGGTAATTGGGCATCCACGCGCTTAGCCATATCTCTTGCAATCATCAATAATTCTGCGGGAGTTTTTGCATAAAACTGTTCATCGGTTCTTAAAAATTTAAAAAAGTCGGCAAAACTTCCTCTAAAGTTTAAATCAGTTATTATTTTTTCCATTTCAGCCTTTATCCTCGCCACTTCCTTTAATCCAACTCGATGGATATCATCAGCTGTGTATTGTGTACTTGTGGTATAAAAATTAATTCTATTTTGATAAAACGCTTTTCCATTTGGTAGTTCTGAAATACCAATAGTAGTTCTAGCTTTCGGAAAATATTCTACTTCAAAAAAGTTTTTTATTCTTTTAAACTGAGGTACAACAATCAACTCTATTGCCGCCTTAGCTTTTTCAATAACAGAATCCTTTTGAGAATCAGTTAAGGTAGTTGGTAAATCTTTAAAGGGAGAATAGAAAAAATTATTTACTGGATTATCAGTAATATGGGTATTATAAGTGGACTCATATCCTTTAAAAATAACTTTAGGTTGCGTTATACCTTTCGCTAATGCTAATTGTAATAAATCTAAATGTTGATCTACAAAAACTGGTAAAGCATTTAGTTCATTTAAATACTTCTTTACATCATCGTAGTTGTTCAGGGGACGGACCATATAGGGCAGACTAACATGAAACCCTGAATCAGAAAGTAACGGGTTAAGATATTGCTCAAAACTGTTATAATCGATCGTTTCTTGAAGTGTAAATTTTAATAACGTTAAGGATATTTTTTCTGTATCTGATAGATTGTTTTCGTTAATTTCATTCAATAAATCTAATAGCTCTTTGGCATA
The nucleotide sequence above comes from Aureibaculum algae. Encoded proteins:
- a CDS encoding NAD(P)/FAD-dependent oxidoreductase, which gives rise to MKNCIIIGGGIIGLSTAYFLQKEGCRVTVIDQTNMDGLAGGASYVNAGYLTPSHIISLAAPGMISKGIKYMFNSTSPFYMKPRLDIDFLKWTWYFKKSATQYKVERAMPVIKDINLLSRDLYEEIYNSNDLGQFQLEKKGLLMLYKTDKAGEAESKIARVAEGMNLESTVLNAKELKAIEPKVSLEVKGAIHYLCDFHTSPNEIMSSMKIHLEKKGVVFLKNEKVVDFAIKNKNITEIITTKNSYKADEIILATGSWSGLVAKKLHLKLPMEGGKGYRINMEEETGINYPAILMEKKVAVTPMKDFTRFAGTMEMSGLNHTINKKRVDAIANASEQYYEGLKIPQYNIDSAQCGLRPVSPDGLPYIGRTSKFENLTIGAGHAMMGWSLGPATGKLISEIITDRKSSIDLTPFNPDRKF
- a CDS encoding 4-hydroxyproline epimerase, with the protein product MSKYIFKCIDAHTCGNPVRVIAEGGPTLKGSNMSEKRQHFLEEYDWIRKGLMFEPRGHDMMSGSLLFQPHNSENDFAILFIETSGCLPMCGHGTIGTITIAIEEGLVKPKNPGKIRMEAPAGLIEIEYQQTNNKVDWVKLNNVKSYLAAENLKIDCPELGEITFDVAYGGNYYAIVDSQKNFSGVHDFTASKIIQFSQVVRERINQKYSNMFIHPENDAIRDVTHMLWTGNPIDQLSSGRNAVFYGNKAIDRSPCGTGTSARMAQLHAKGKLKIGENFVNESFIGSKFIGRIVKETNLANGIKAIVPSIQGWARIYGYNTINIDEDDPYAFGFQVI
- a CDS encoding DUF885 domain-containing protein, which codes for MKNHLVILVVSLIILSTCDKKEQTNNSSAQLDKIINEYQDHSGYNKEEFPLGLFNKKYYQKEANYAKELLDLLNEINENNLSDTEKISLTLLKFTLQETIDYNSFEQYLNPLLSDSGFHVSLPYMVRPLNNYDDVKKYLNELNALPVFVDQHLDLLQLALAKGITQPKVIFKGYESTYNTHITDNPVNNFFYSPFKDLPTTLTDSQKDSVIEKAKAAIELIVVPQFKRIKNFFEVEYFPKARTTIGISELPNGKAFYQNRINFYTTSTQYTADDIHRVGLKEVARIKAEMEKIITDLNFRGSFADFFKFLRTDEQFYAKTPAELLMIARDMAKRVDAQLPKFFKTLPRKPYGVAPVPDAIAPKYTAGRYIGTTKNSTEPGYYWVNTYDLKSRTLYTLPSLTVHEAVPGHHLQISLNNELGDSIPKFRKNFYLSAYGEGWGLYCEFLAEEMGMYTSPYEKFGQLTYEMWRACRLVVDTGIHAKGWTREQVVDYMSSNTALSLHEINTETDRYISWPGQALSYKIGELKIRELRLKAEKELGSKFDIREFHEKILEQGTVTLPILETSILDYINSVKNE